The region GAAGTCACAACTCTGCAGACTAACCAGCCCCCACACCCAATCTGTGTCATAAAGGATGTGGCTTTTCTGTCCTGTTTTGTATAATTGAAAGTCTTCAGAAACAACAGAATTGTGGGGAGGAGAACCCACTGGggacagtttgtgtgtgtgccacagtccTGCCTCAGGTTCTCCATCTGGATGGGGAACTGTGAAGGTCCTCAGACAGCACTTCTGAAACATCAAGCAGTGTGTTTCTGCCTGTGATTTCCTTACCTGAAACTCAGCCCCTGACATAGGAGCGTCTGCAGAGGGGAAGAAATaaccagaaggaaacagagatgtTAGAGATACTTTGTTGTTCAGCCTGACCATCAGTTTCTCAGTCTAGGGCTCCACAGCTTTAGAAAAAGCATTGAAGTTGCTCAAATCAAAGAAGAGATACCTCATGTACTCAAAAAGGTGACCTACAGGGTTTGACTGGACACGTGAAACTTTACCATGACTCTGGACACCCGAAACTTGCTGTGTGAGCTTCCCCATTTCTCTGGCGAACACAGCTGGCCACATGGTTACAAAGCAGATGTagcaaaaatcagaaaagagGATACGGTGTGACTGAAAAACACAGAGCATATAAACTGCTGCAGGTGAAGAGATCTGgttcattcttattttatatattacaggAAAAGGTTAAAACAAAGATTCGTGcccattttctttgggtttttttgaagTTTTACTGTGCACTTGCCAGACAGATAATTGAAATTTAAGGATTTCATATGTTGGCTCCAGGCAGAGTTGGTTAGACACAGCCCAAGAGAATGCGTGTGCCTTCCCCTCGGTCAGGGTGGATTGCCATTAGCCAGTCAGAGGAGCAGCAGATATCAATCAAGGGATTGGCCCACCAGGAAATGAAACTCTGCTGAGTTAAACTCCTCTGCAAGGCCTTGAAAGCCTCGGCTCAACAACATTTCTTgcctttggggggtggggtgggagggtgtgtggaaggaatgggaggagggaagggaggggaaatttggattggtatttttttaaaaaaaatctaataaataaaaaaaagagagaatgtctcttgctactgctgtgtctttgtatgtttgtcactgccatctttctctggtatGTGGCGTGGTGTGGGGGGTGTGGGGAGACCCGCACTGCCTATAACGTAGTGTGTTTACCTCATGGAAATATTCTGTTCCCCTGgacatttttacctgtggattattatgaagacgATTTCCTCCCAAGCTGTACTGTTTAACTGAAGCAATGATTTTATACAATAGTATTATTAGTTAAAATAGGATTTTGATGGTTGAGGGTCTTTAATAAATACAGTAAAGAATTATATCAGATGTTAAGTTAGTGGAAAAATTAACATAGGTAAAGTTAGGATAAAGTTGCCTCTGCCTTTGATTTTGACTCTTAttgctgctggaggctggcccTAGGCAACCATAGTGGGTGGAAGTCTGAGCTGTTATTATGTTAATTTCACATAAGGTAATCATAGCTAATGGACTTCCTCAAGACtaagaaaaaaactgaattttGGAGATctgtctaagaaaaaaaactggatTTTGGAGATTTGAACTCTCCTGGAACTATGATGACTTCTGAGGTTAGACTGCATGCAATTGCCGCAAGAGACAATCAAGAATCTATTGGTTTCTGCTAGGGTCACTAGAAAATACACTACACTCTTGTGACTTTTGAACAGCTAGTACAGGTCACTGTAGTGGTatagtatttgtgttttaataaataaagcttgcctgatgatcagagtgCAAAACAGCCACTCTCATCAGtcatacaggtcaggcagtggtggtacgcacctttaatcccagcactagggcagaatataagacaggagaagACAGGTCTCAGCTGGGTCTCAATCTAAGGGtttgtggaggcaggatcacctaTTTTAGTCTGAGGTAAGAGACAgaagctggctgctttgcttttctgatcttcagcatgaaccccaatatctgtctctgggttcttaTTATTCATGCTATCAGTCACTGTTATGTTCATATAAAATGAGGTTCATGACACAGGATCAGGCCAGTGGGGCAGAAGGTGCCTTCTCTGCATTGAATGCTTTCCAATCACCAATTATACTTGGTTATCTAATGGAAATTAGAAAGTTGGAACCCCAGAAAATCCCTTGTCAATTTTCAGATCATTGCTGAAAGTGGGCACCTGAAACCATGGAAACTGAGCTCTACCAGGGATGGGGAACTGACTCTGTAATGAGAGAACTCTCCACTCCTGTTAGCCACCCTAATAGCCAGTAATACCTTCAAGGAAaatgttttaatgatgcaaaattttattaaaacaaaaccagaaagaaagcacaatgttacatttaaagtcaacTTTCAATTTTAAGACATTGTGGTTTACattctttttgttaaaaaataaaaattcttgtgAGAATCAATAATATAAAGTGAGAGCACAGATTAAGATATTGTAGGGTTTGTATTGTAGTGTTTGTAGAGTAATCATGTTTTAGATTTTATATCACAGTGTATCTTAAAAGGTTTCAGAGTTGGAATCCacagagcccaggctagcctctgtaATGGAGAAGCCCCATGCTGTTTCTTCTTCTAGTTTTCCCTTGTTCAGCCTTGTCACCATCACACAGGTCACTTCTTGAAGCAGAGGGCTCCGGAGGCAATGACACATAGATTGCTTTATTCTGAGGTTAAAATAATGTTGCCATTTCTGCCAGAACTGTTACTCAGGCTGGAAGAAACACACTTGTTGCATTATTTAGAAAGAATGCACCAAAGTGACTTTGTGTCATTACCTCCCCTGTAACACATTTGTCCGACAAGGGAACCAACCATGTTTAAAACTGAACAATtagtgatctcctaatagatcaccaaggccagctggactgggactgaaaatgcatgggataaaaccggactcactgaatatggtggacaatgagggctgctgagaagacaaggataatggcactgagttttgatcctactgcatgaactggctttgtgggagcctagcgggtttggacgctcaccttcctagccctggatggagtggggaggaccttggactgcccacagggcagggaaccctgactgctctttggactggagagggagggggaagaggagtggggcgtggggagttgggggagggggagggaaaagggaggcagggaggaggtggaaatttttaatttaaaaaaaatttaataataaaaaaaactgaacaattaGTACAGCTACCCTTAGAAAGAAGAATTGCTAGTCACCTACAACCATGTCAACTGTAGGCACAGTCCACAGAACAGAACACTTAGTCAAACAGTGAACTGTGTGCTGTTTGCAGCTGATAGAAGTAAGGACTTCAGCTCCTTGTCTGCTTCCTTGTGGGCACTTGTGGGTGGAAATGTGGCAGTCATACCTGATCCTTCTCTGGTGTTACAATGTTGTCCTTTGTCAAATCCTTACAttcatgcttatacaatccaggtCTTCTTCTGCCCACATTAAGTTTCCACAGCAAACTTTCCTGAATTCTTCATAGGTCTTcatgaaaaagcaaataaaacattgaaaacaaACCGATACTTGAAAGATGTATATACAGAGAAGAAACATAGAGTTAACAATCCATAGCTCAGTCACCATGTCACTAAATTCATTCAGGCTTGCATAGATGCCGGTCTGGTCCTGCCCATACTCGGCATTGTGTTCATCaatcttcttctcctcctcccacaacGTCCTTCTAGATTTTTCTTCATCCTGATACATGGAAGAGACAGTGTTTCCTTCAGACGAGTCAAGAGGAGGCACGGAGAGGGGTCTCAGGACACGGCAGCCAGTCATCCTCCACACCCAGGGGATGAGCAAATCTGGCCACTTTGAGTTCATAGTGAATGTCTTTTGCAAGTCCTTAGTGATGGCTGGCCTCTGTGGCCACGTTTATATCTATAGACGCGTAATAGCAGGGGCCATTCTTCCTGAAATCCCATGTTACCAACCTGGCAATAGgttttttcatatttcattttccATTCCTCCCATTCAGCATCCAAACTGGGATCTGGTGATGGAGCAGTTGAGGCCATTCTCAAGAAGAAAGACAGCACTGATCAGGTCTCAAAAACCTAGGGAACAAGGACTTgtctaataccaaatggtcagccctgaaaacatatgcaCAAGTAATATTATGCATACTGACTAACTTAtagttaggaatatatatatatatatatatatatatgcatgcatgtagcaacaattaatgaaatagaagTCAGAATTTAAAGAAGAATTAGAAGTGTTATACCAGGAGAAGTACATGAGAGAGTTTTTAGGGCAGAGAGGGAAGACaacaatgatgtaattatattctcttaaaaaaacaaaaaccctcaaaaaaaaagtctaaagaaagaagagaagttcCAGTTAACCAGAGCAAGCTATGAGGATGTTTTTGGAGCATGATTTGATAGGATCAGGGCCAGTGTACCTTGCTTGTCTTCGCTCCCACCTGAAGTGCTGCAGCTTCTGTTCAAAGGTGGAAACCAGGATTGTGATGTGCAGGGTCTCCTAAGAGCTATTCATAAAGGAGTCTGGTGGTGTAGGAGAAGAGTAGCCTGTGGCTCCACCCTTTCCTTCCAGGAGCAGTGACTAGCCCTTCCCTGAAGCCTCAGCCTGGCCCACAGAATAGAGATTTAAGCTAGCTTGACTAGTGTGTTAAGCATCCCAGCCAGAGAAACATAGTTCTGAAGACTAACCAGACCCCTGACCGAAGCTGTTTCACACAGAATGTAGCTCACCTGACAGTCATAAGACTCATGGAATGTTCTCTGTTTTGTACTGTTGAGTACTTCAGAAACAACTGAGCTGTCGTAGGATGAACCCATTGATGACACAGTAGATCCTACAGTCTTACCTCAGATTCTGCATGTGTATGGAGAGCATGTGCTAGCCTAAGTATTGTGAAGGCAGCGCTGGCAGCACATCTGAAGAATCTAGCAACGCGTACCTGTCTGTGTCTGCCTTGCCTGAAATGTATGACAGACAGGAGCATCTTCAGAGAGGATAAATAACTAGCGGGAAAGAGAGGTGTCAGAGATACTTGTCATTCAGCCCGACCATCAATATCTCAAAGTACAGCTTTAGAAAAAGTATTAGAGTTGCTCAAACCAAAAACCAGATGCCCCATGCATCCAGAATTAAATGGCCAACAGGGTTTAGTGGATAGGAGGAAATTGCTGTGTGGGCTTCACCATTCCTTTGACTAACACAGTTGTGCATTTGACTACAAAGCAGATATGACAAAATTCAGAAAACATACAGTGGCTTTGGCtgagaaattagagaaaatatacATTCCTATAGAATACAGAAAATATACATGTGATCAGaagcttttctttctattttgatatATCACATAAAAAGATTAAAGCATGGTTGTATGGCCACGTTCTTTTGATGTTCTCTGGAGTTTGACTGAATACTTGTCTGTCTGATAATTGAGATTTGAAGATTTTTAGATGTTTGTTAAAAGCAGAATTGAATGAACAAATGGATACTTTCCTAAAAGATGCATTTGATCTCCCCAAGTCAAATTGGATGAAAATATAAGCAGAAATTGATATACACAGATAGCCATACAGTTTAATTCCATATTAcaatcaaaattaaagaaaactctgCATGTTTGCAGTGTTCCTGAGTTTTGGCTATGTGCTCAAGATATAATCTATGGTTATTGTTCTCTGCTATCTTCTTTTAGCCTTTATGGAACTTTCACCAAAATCAACTATATACTTAGacataaagcaagtctcaacaaataTGCAAAATTTGAAATAACACTCTCTATTCTTTCTGTCCACCACAGATTGATGCTAAATATTGAAATCTTACAAATCCATGGAAATGGAACAACTTACTACTGaataaaaatgggtcaagacagacatcaaaaatatattaaaacctattcaaatttaaataaatatgaatacataACATGTCCAAAATTATGAACATAATAAAGGtggtcctaagaggaaagttcatggcaCTAAGTACTTACTTAAAAAAATTGATAGATCTTATACTAGTGACTGAATAGTATGCCTGAAAGatttagaacaaaaggaagaaataattccCAAAGGTCAAAATATCATCAAAATCATCAATCAttgagaaaaaatttaagaagttatcagaagatggaaagattgccccatgctcatgaatcagtaggattaatataTTGAAAATGGTCATCccttactgtacaggattgttttagctgtcttggtttttttttggtttttttcccatATGATGTTCAGCATTGGTCTTTTGaggcctgtgaagaattgtgttgggattttgatgggaattgcattgaatctgttgattgcttttggtaagattatcATTCTTATTATGTTGACCCAAACTATCCAAGAGTGTGggatatatttccattttctgatcttcttaaattctctcttccaagacttaaagttcttttcaaacaggtctttcacttgtttagttagaTTTACCAcaagataatttatattattgGTGCCTAACATAAACAGTGatgcttctctaatttctttctcagcccatttatcatttgtatataggagaactactgatttttttgagttagttatgtatcctgccacattaccaaagatgtttatcaactgtagaTGTTCACTGGTAGAATGTTTGTGGTctcttatgtatattatcatatcatttgcaaagaGAAAAGTTTGACGTCTTCAAGGTAAaataatactatataataaaggtacttttggaggcatcaccatccccgACTTCCAGCTCTATgagttacagtaataaaaacagtttggtattagcataaaaatagacattcaGACCAATGAAATTAAAGACCctaatattaatccacacacctatgaacacctgaattttgacaaagaagccaaaaatgtacaataaaaaaagaaaacatctttaaaacatagtgctggtataactgaaagtcaatatgtagaaaaatgcaaatagatacaCGTCtcttgccatgcacaaaactcaagtccaagtggatcaaagacgtcaacataaatccagttacactgaacttgacagaagagaaagtaggaaatagccttgaacgcattggcacaggagaccacttccagaatagaacaccagtagcacagacactgagtttGACAATTATTAGAtgagacctcttgaaactgagaagcttctctaatgcaAAGGACATAgtgaataagacaaaacaacagcctacagaatgggaaaattcACCAACCCAACATCTGACAGaagactgatatccaaaatatataaagaactcaagaaactacacatcaaaatactaaataatcccattaaaatggggtacagaagccgggcggtggtggcgcacgcctttaatcccagcacttgggaggcagaggcaggtggatctctgtgagttcgagaccagcctggtctacaagagctagttccaggacaggctccaaaaccacagagaaaccctgtctcaaaaaacttaaaaaaaaaatggggtacagatttaaacagaattttcaacagaagaatctcaaatgggcaaaatacacttaaagaattgtttgaCACCATTAgttattagggaaatgcaaattaaaatgactctgagataccatcttacacctatcagaatggctaagattaaaaacactaatgacagcctatgttagagaggatgtggagtaaggggaactcttcactgctggtgggagtgcaaacttgtacagccactttggaaatcagtatgatgatttctcagaaaattgaaaatcaattAAGACCCaggataccactcttgggcatgtaccacaaggacatttgctcagatATGGTCATAggagctttatttgtaatagccagaacctggaaaaacttAGATCACATCTACTGAAgaatagacaaagaaaatgtgatacattaacACAATAGGATATTAGtattactcagtggaaaaaagcaatgacatcacgAAATTTGTAGGCAATTGGATAGAActagatcctgagtgaggtaacccaaacccaaaaagaaaaactcactcataagtgaatattagatgtaaaacaaaggataactagGCTACAGTCCtcagtcccagagaagctaggtaacaagaaggaccCTAAGGGGAtcacatgaatctccctgggaagagaaaatagatgaGATGTTCCGGATAAACTGCGagtagggagagagggggaggggatagGGGTTGTGAATGAGGGATCAGGATGGTCTAGTTGAGGTCAGGGCAGAGGAGGAGAGTAACAAAacagatatcttgatagaggaggCCATAATGgggctagggagaaacctggtgctagggaaattcctaggaacccacaaggatgaagCCAGTGGTGTCTATCTGGTGTAGGTATGGATGTTCACACAGGTTTATGGGAAGAAGTACAGAGCCACCTCAAGGCTGGTTTTAGCCTTTCCAGTTGCAGGAGGAGTCAGCTTCTCTCAGACTGAGAGATGAGCAACGGGTCCTTTTATTCTAATACAATTCACACTTGTATCAAGTCAATTCTGATACCAAAGTCTTTGATCTGAGTCCCCCAGAGGGACAAGACCAAATGAAAATTCTCAGCTAAGAATACCACGGTTTTTTGGGGGTTCCTTAAACTAAGCTTTCATAGGCTTTGATCCCCCAGGAAGACTCTCAGATAAGACTTCAAACAGAATATACAGGGGCAGCAGGTAACAATCACAAAAGGCAGATCAAAAGCTAGAAAATAACACTCCAGAGTCAAGTCTGCTGCAGAAATCTGTGGGGGCTCATTCTataccccagctaagactcctagcaatagtgaagagtGTGCCTGATCTTccactgtaatcagattggtgactacactaattgtcatcatagagccttcaaccagtaactgatggaaacagatgcacagCTAAACACTAGGCAGatctcctggagtccagttgaagagaggtagaagggattatatgagcaagaggGAAAGgttcaagatcatgacaggggaacccacagagacataTGGCccaagctaatgggagctcacggACTTTGCACAACTAGGGAGATGGCATGGGATCaacttaggccctctgcatctgggtgacatgTGTAGCATGGTCTTTTCTAGGACCCTTAGCAGTGGGAGCAGAACCTGTCCCTGACACATGAGCTAGCTATTTGGAAAATATTAGCTATAGAGGGATGCCTTGCCTAGCCTTGATACAAGGGGGAGGAGGTTGCGTCTGCCTCAGCTAGATATGCCATGCTTTCTCGATTGGCATGGAAGGCATTAtattttctgaatggagatggagcaGGAGTGGTTGGGAGTGGGTAGAAGGAGGGAActagaggagaagagggaggagaaactgtggttggtatgtaaaacaaataaattaaaatttaatttgcacAAAAATAGAAACCAGGATAgtccatttaaaataaaactttattttaaagacatagctttacttgatcttttttaaagttatatctaAAAGTCATTCTGAGAATTATTAATATAAAGGAGCTGAGAACATGGGTTAAAGTGTTTAtaaggttttttattttagtgtgatCATGCCTTGGAGTTCACACCACAGTGTGGCTCTGAAGGGATTTGAGTGTTGGATCCTGTGATGTTGAGGtcccttctgctctgctcccttcctccacTTCAGACCTTCTTCCTcaccatcaggcagctcacatcctgGGGCAGGAGGCTCTGAGACAAAGGCACAGTGGTCGCTTCACTCCTTGGCTACTTTACGTTGCCATCCATGTTACTCTGGCTGGAAGCAAAGCACACATTGCATGAATTAGAAAGATTGCAGCAAGGTGGGTTTGTCACAGTTCCTCCCAGCCGTGTTTAAAGCTCATCAAGCAGAACATCTACCCTGAGCAGGAGAAGGTTGTCACCTACAAGCAGTTATCACCTCTAGCCACAATCCACAGGGCAGAACACTTAGTCAAATAGTTAGCTGTGTGTTGTTCCACAGCTGACACGAGTGAGAACTCcagttttttcttggcttcccagtgGGCAGTTCAGGgtgatgctgtgggacaatggtcttgtactctaaagatttgtcacttgtattggtttactAAAATGCTgagtggccagtagccaggcaggaagtataggtggggcaaccagaacagaagaattctcgGAAGAGGAAGGGCTCAGTCTACAGTTAtcacccagactcagaggaagcaagatgagaatgtgtcactgataaaggtacaagccacatggcaaactcagaaaagaactatgggttaatgtaagatgtaaaagttagttaataagaaagcctgagctaatagggcaaCCTCTGTGTCTTTAGGAATGAATGGCTGTGGgctcaggcaggacagaaatctctgtcaacagggTGGCAATGTGACACCATCATACCTGATCCTGGACAGGAATGGCATCACCGCTCCCTAACCAATCCTCAAAATCGTCAACTGGCTGTGTTTGggttttttcctcctcttcaaaTATTGTGAATACAGGT is a window of Chionomys nivalis chromosome 13, mChiNiv1.1, whole genome shotgun sequence DNA encoding:
- the LOC130885556 gene encoding protein CTLA-2-beta-like; amino-acid sequence: MASTAPSPDPSLDAEWEEWKMKYEKTYCQDEEKSRRTLWEEEKKIDEHNAEYGQDQTGIYASLNEFSDMTYEEFRKVCCGNLMWAEEDLDCISMNVRI